A section of the Luteolibacter rhizosphaerae genome encodes:
- a CDS encoding pirin family protein, with the protein MKKLNFIHQSSGTHWVGDGFPVRSVFSYDRFGKELDPFLLLDYAEPHHFDPTTRRRGVGAHPHRGFETVTLSYQGEVEHRDSSGGGGKIGPGDVQWMTAASGLLHEEYHSEDFARSGGLFEMAQLWVNLPAKHKGAPPRYQTLLKQDIPVVDMPDQAGSVRVIAGEFGGRSGPAMTFTPINLWDIEVKAGKFVRLEVPSGHTTALLVPRGEIMMDGDERAAEGALAVFEREGTELLFQALADSRLLLMSGEPIGEPIVGQGPFVMNTPMEIMEAFRDFQQGAMGTL; encoded by the coding sequence ATGAAAAAGCTGAACTTCATCCACCAGAGCTCGGGCACCCACTGGGTGGGAGACGGCTTTCCTGTTAGGTCGGTGTTCTCCTACGACCGCTTCGGGAAGGAGCTCGATCCCTTCCTGCTCCTCGACTACGCCGAGCCCCATCACTTCGATCCTACCACCCGGCGTCGTGGCGTTGGAGCTCACCCGCATCGTGGCTTCGAGACCGTGACCCTCAGCTACCAAGGCGAGGTGGAACACCGCGACTCCAGTGGAGGCGGCGGCAAGATCGGCCCCGGAGATGTCCAGTGGATGACTGCGGCCAGCGGCCTCCTCCATGAGGAGTATCACTCGGAAGATTTCGCCCGGAGCGGAGGGCTTTTCGAAATGGCACAGCTCTGGGTGAACCTGCCCGCAAAGCACAAGGGAGCGCCGCCACGCTATCAGACCCTGCTCAAGCAAGACATCCCGGTGGTGGATATGCCCGACCAAGCAGGAAGCGTCCGCGTGATCGCGGGTGAGTTCGGAGGCCGGAGCGGACCTGCCATGACCTTCACCCCGATCAACCTCTGGGACATCGAGGTGAAAGCCGGGAAATTCGTTCGCCTGGAGGTCCCGAGCGGACACACCACGGCCCTCCTCGTCCCGCGCGGGGAGATCATGATGGACGGCGACGAGAGGGCGGCGGAAGGAGCCTTGGCCGTATTTGAGCGGGAAGGCACCGAGCTTCTCTTCCAAGCTCTCGCGGACTCGCGGCTGCTGCTGATGAGCGGTGAGCCGATTGGCGAACCGATCGTGGGTCAAGGCCCCTTCGTGATGAACACGCCGATGGAGATCATGGAAGCCTTCCGCGATTTCCAGCAGGGCGCGATGGGGACACTCTGA
- the rtcR gene encoding RNA repair transcriptional activator RtcR, with translation MKRVIIGMLGTRLDTGIFPSRWDEWRPSVSLFQHEELLFDRFEFLAEPQYTKLRDQVADDVRLISPETELRHHEVDFGRDPWDLEKVYSVLHDWARAYPFDPEREEYFVHITTGTHIVQISLFLLVEAGFIPGVLVQTAPPNGGTRPKHKAPGRYALIDLDLSKYDALSTRFAKDQGETADFLKSGIATRNRGFNTLIDRIEQVALRSQAPVLLTGPTGAGKSHLARRIFELRKQRGGLRGSFVEVNCATLTGDTAASALFGHVRGSFTGAQKDRPGLLREADGGLLFLDEIGELGLDEQAMLLRALEDKTFLPVGADRPVKSDFQLIAGTNRDLREAVVKGRFREDLLARIHLWTFALPSLAQRREDIAPNLDFELERFSGSQGRKASINREARQAFLRFAESPDTPWSGNFRDLNAAVTRMATLAPRGRIRVEEVEEEVLRLRESWKRPGGGITRTEEYDLEDLLGPAAEEIDPFDRVQLAHVVAVCRRSKTLSDAGRELFAVSRQKRAVANDADRLKKYLARFQLDFARCRE, from the coding sequence GTGAAGAGAGTGATTATTGGAATGCTCGGCACCCGGCTTGACACGGGGATCTTTCCCTCGCGTTGGGATGAGTGGCGGCCGTCGGTTTCTCTCTTCCAGCACGAGGAACTCCTTTTTGACCGCTTCGAATTTCTAGCGGAGCCCCAGTACACCAAGCTGCGGGATCAGGTGGCGGATGATGTCCGGCTGATCTCGCCGGAGACGGAGCTCCGCCATCACGAGGTGGACTTCGGCCGCGATCCTTGGGACCTCGAAAAGGTCTATAGCGTGCTTCACGACTGGGCGCGGGCCTACCCCTTCGATCCGGAGCGGGAGGAGTACTTCGTCCACATCACGACCGGAACGCACATTGTTCAGATCTCGCTGTTCCTGCTGGTGGAGGCGGGCTTCATCCCCGGTGTATTGGTCCAGACCGCTCCGCCGAACGGCGGCACCCGGCCGAAGCACAAGGCTCCGGGCCGTTATGCGCTGATCGACTTGGATCTATCGAAGTACGATGCGCTTAGTACGCGCTTCGCGAAGGACCAGGGTGAGACGGCGGACTTCCTGAAGAGCGGGATCGCCACGCGCAACCGCGGCTTCAACACCCTGATCGACCGCATCGAGCAGGTGGCCCTGCGATCGCAGGCCCCGGTGCTGCTCACGGGCCCGACCGGTGCGGGCAAGTCGCACCTGGCGAGGCGCATTTTCGAGCTGCGGAAGCAGCGGGGTGGTCTGCGCGGCTCCTTCGTCGAAGTGAACTGCGCCACCCTCACCGGGGACACCGCGGCCTCCGCGCTCTTCGGTCATGTGCGGGGCTCCTTCACCGGAGCTCAGAAGGACCGCCCCGGCCTGCTGCGCGAGGCGGACGGCGGCTTGCTCTTCCTCGATGAGATCGGCGAGCTGGGCCTGGACGAGCAGGCGATGCTGCTGCGCGCGCTTGAAGACAAGACCTTCCTGCCGGTGGGCGCGGATCGCCCGGTGAAGAGCGATTTCCAACTCATCGCAGGAACAAACCGCGATCTGCGGGAAGCCGTGGTAAAGGGACGCTTCCGCGAAGATCTGCTGGCACGGATTCACCTCTGGACCTTCGCCCTGCCTTCACTGGCGCAGAGGCGAGAGGACATTGCTCCGAATCTCGATTTCGAACTAGAGCGCTTCAGTGGATCGCAGGGGAGGAAGGCGAGCATCAACCGCGAGGCCCGCCAGGCATTCCTGCGTTTTGCTGAATCACCGGACACTCCATGGTCGGGAAACTTCCGAGATCTGAATGCAGCGGTGACCCGCATGGCCACCTTGGCACCGCGCGGACGTATCCGGGTGGAAGAGGTCGAGGAAGAGGTCCTGCGATTGCGCGAGAGCTGGAAGAGACCGGGTGGGGGGATCACGAGAACGGAAGAGTATGATCTTGAGGATCTGTTAGGTCCGGCGGCGGAGGAGATCGATCCCTTCGACCGCGTGCAGCTCGCGCATGTGGTAGCGGTCTGCCGGCGTAGCAAGACGCTCTCCGATGCCGGGCGCGAGCTCTTCGCCGTCTCGCGGCAGAAGCGGGCCGTGGCAAATGATGCGGACCGGCTGAAGAAGTATCTCGCCCGATTCCAGCTCGACTTCGCCCGTTGCCGGGAATGA
- a CDS encoding aminopeptidase: protein MARTLPSLTAVLPALMLLASCQTAKFYTQAAGGQFEILRKSKPIPPIIADPATPPKLKRQLSSVQEIRQFAKDYLTLPGDESYGKYADLGRPYVVWTLYAAPEFSLEPKTWWYPTLGRLDYRGFFRESDTDELVAKLRQEGYDVASGGTTAYSTLGWLHDPVLNTFVDAADVDLAELIFHELTHRRLFRNGDTTFNESLANAVAEVGVKRWLKHHGRFDDLRKYEARLVRRAQFYDRIDSTRAELKTLYDSKLPEGEMRREKARIFLGLQNNFRELRRRWGGRGLENWLKEDVNNAHLVSVITYHHHVPAFHKLLEECGGDLDRFFEEAAKMKLPEPER, encoded by the coding sequence ATGGCGCGAACTCTTCCATCGCTGACCGCGGTTCTTCCCGCGTTGATGCTGCTGGCCTCTTGCCAGACGGCGAAGTTTTACACGCAGGCGGCGGGCGGGCAGTTCGAAATTCTGCGGAAGAGCAAACCGATCCCGCCGATCATCGCGGACCCGGCCACTCCGCCGAAACTCAAGCGGCAGTTGTCATCGGTGCAGGAGATCCGGCAGTTCGCGAAGGATTACCTCACCTTGCCGGGCGACGAGAGCTACGGGAAGTATGCCGATCTGGGCAGGCCATACGTGGTGTGGACGCTCTATGCCGCGCCGGAGTTTTCGCTCGAGCCTAAGACTTGGTGGTATCCCACGCTCGGTCGCTTGGATTACCGCGGCTTCTTCCGCGAGTCCGATACCGACGAGCTGGTGGCCAAGCTACGCCAGGAGGGCTACGATGTGGCATCGGGCGGCACGACCGCTTACTCGACCTTGGGGTGGCTGCATGACCCGGTGCTGAACACCTTCGTGGATGCCGCGGATGTGGATCTTGCCGAGTTAATCTTCCACGAGCTCACTCACCGTCGCTTGTTCCGGAATGGCGATACGACCTTCAACGAAAGCCTGGCCAATGCGGTGGCCGAGGTGGGGGTGAAGCGCTGGCTGAAGCACCATGGGCGGTTTGACGATCTCAGGAAATACGAGGCGCGGTTGGTGCGCCGGGCTCAGTTCTATGACCGCATCGATTCCACCCGCGCGGAGCTAAAAACGCTCTATGATTCCAAGCTGCCGGAGGGGGAGATGCGGCGCGAGAAGGCGCGGATCTTCCTAGGACTACAGAACAACTTCCGCGAGCTGCGGCGGCGCTGGGGCGGGCGCGGGTTGGAGAACTGGCTGAAGGAGGACGTGAACAATGCGCACCTCGTTTCGGTGATCACCTATCACCATCACGTTCCCGCTTTCCACAAGCTTTTGGAGGAGTGTGGCGGTGATCTCGACCGTTTCTTTGAGGAGGCGGCGAAGATGAAGCTGCCGGAGCCGGAGCGATGA
- a CDS encoding DUF5069 domain-containing protein, with translation MRIEGIKGCYEKTGGMFYFARMCSKIRLRGEDKLPEDYFDMLGKGFDGRTCRYLGVSYEELKAQVLDGKEDSEVLEWCFSKGRRLTAEEILIYNSFMSKRGWRDDETDEFIPQAIKDYGVPDDGKVITDFDLIEVDEARWYPDMWRDAWK, from the coding sequence ATGAGGATTGAAGGAATCAAGGGCTGCTATGAGAAGACGGGCGGGATGTTCTACTTCGCGCGGATGTGCTCGAAGATCCGCCTGCGCGGGGAGGACAAACTGCCGGAGGACTATTTCGACATGCTGGGGAAGGGCTTCGATGGCCGGACCTGTCGCTACCTTGGAGTGAGCTATGAGGAGCTGAAGGCGCAGGTGCTGGATGGCAAGGAAGACAGCGAGGTATTGGAGTGGTGCTTCAGCAAGGGGCGCCGGCTGACCGCGGAGGAGATCCTGATCTACAACAGCTTCATGAGCAAACGCGGCTGGCGGGATGACGAGACGGACGAATTCATCCCCCAGGCGATCAAGGATTACGGGGTGCCGGATGACGGGAAGGTGATCACGGACTTCGACCTGATCGAGGTGGACGAGGCGCGCTGGTATCCGGACATGTGGCGCGATGCGTGGAAGTGA
- a CDS encoding choice-of-anchor E domain-containing protein, whose protein sequence is MKHILPVILVLGGHSLLAETVVQPADISATNAGSLYNGYGSSQLAPPNVMSSSFQPFNPALGTLSSFTVRYEIGGELSGGVGTDAEVASANAGFGGTYKIGGSAFFGGGGGGGSEAEAGTELSGTYGMPAYERTFLPGDAGNPASGANAYDPAILTAVTGAAPVPVTFDMTPSNGVNVNYSNVQDLSASLNGKITLTYTYETGAGTEELKVTSIVRNGAQETVSIEWTSSTGKTYAVEAWDGTGDWTTIAPSVTGGSYTEENVPATVPRRFYRVRENE, encoded by the coding sequence ATGAAACATATACTTCCGGTTATTCTCGTCCTTGGTGGCCACTCCTTGCTGGCCGAGACGGTGGTCCAGCCCGCCGATATCTCCGCCACGAATGCGGGCAGTCTCTATAACGGCTACGGCAGCTCGCAGCTCGCTCCGCCGAATGTGATGAGCTCCTCCTTCCAGCCCTTCAATCCGGCGCTGGGAACCCTGAGCTCCTTCACGGTGCGCTACGAGATCGGAGGCGAGTTGTCCGGCGGCGTGGGTACGGATGCCGAGGTGGCCTCGGCCAATGCGGGCTTCGGCGGCACCTACAAGATCGGCGGCTCCGCGTTCTTCGGCGGTGGTGGCGGCGGTGGTTCCGAGGCGGAGGCGGGGACCGAACTCTCGGGCACCTACGGCATGCCTGCCTACGAGCGGACCTTCCTGCCCGGAGATGCGGGCAACCCGGCGTCCGGAGCGAATGCCTATGACCCCGCGATTCTCACCGCGGTGACGGGAGCTGCACCGGTGCCGGTGACCTTTGACATGACGCCGAGCAATGGCGTGAACGTGAACTACAGCAATGTGCAGGACCTTTCCGCCAGCCTGAATGGCAAGATCACCCTGACGTACACTTATGAAACCGGGGCTGGCACCGAGGAATTGAAGGTAACCAGCATCGTGAGGAACGGCGCACAGGAGACTGTCTCGATCGAATGGACCTCGAGCACGGGAAAGACCTACGCGGTGGAGGCTTGGGATGGCACCGGTGACTGGACGACGATCGCGCCGTCCGTGACGGGCGGATCCTACACCGAGGAGAATGTCCCTGCCACGGTGCCGCGCCGTTTCTACCGCGTGCGGGAAAACGAGTGA
- a CDS encoding RNA-binding protein, giving the protein MANKNLFQTLRGALIPQATTRNDAGAVAYELSPRAALARMAVTGCFGRTYYASPELQLERVLEAARQVDADFLARTALYARRRGYMKDMPALLCAVLATRDLDRLTEIFPQVIDNGKMLRNFVQILRSGVTGRKSLGSAPKRLVRQWLERATERQLLDASVGNNPSLADVVRMVHPRPADATREAFYACLLGKPYQTESLPQALQRFENWKATREGDVPDVPYQMLTALELGRREWTAIAVTASWQTTRMNLNTFLRHKVLEDSHVTRFLAARLADPEKIRRSRVFPYQLMIAYLNTGKDMPKILREALQDAMEVALDNVPAVEGRVVVCPDVSGSMSSPATGYRKGASSAVRCIDVAALVAAAFLRKNRSAEVLPFECDVVDLRLNPRDSVMTNATKLARIGGGGTNCSAPLAKLNAAKSAPDLVIYVSDNESWADPNRGRGTGMMHEWEKLKTRNPKARLVCIDLVPNTTTQAPDRKDILNVAGFSDTVFDLIAAFAAGEDGSDHWVREINSQPLTERMNIA; this is encoded by the coding sequence ATGGCAAACAAGAACCTATTCCAAACCCTGCGGGGCGCTCTGATCCCGCAGGCCACGACCCGGAACGATGCCGGCGCGGTCGCCTACGAGTTGTCGCCCCGTGCGGCCCTCGCACGGATGGCGGTGACGGGATGCTTCGGCCGGACCTACTACGCCTCCCCGGAATTGCAGCTCGAGCGTGTGCTGGAAGCTGCCCGCCAGGTGGATGCCGACTTTCTCGCTCGCACGGCGCTCTACGCCCGGCGCCGGGGCTACATGAAGGACATGCCGGCCCTGCTCTGCGCGGTGCTCGCCACCCGCGATCTCGACCGGCTCACCGAAATCTTCCCGCAGGTCATCGACAACGGGAAGATGCTCAGGAACTTCGTGCAGATCCTGCGCTCCGGCGTGACCGGTCGCAAGTCGCTCGGCTCCGCGCCGAAGCGCTTGGTCCGCCAGTGGCTCGAGCGCGCCACGGAGCGCCAACTGCTGGACGCCTCCGTCGGCAATAACCCGTCGCTGGCAGACGTGGTGAGGATGGTCCACCCGCGCCCGGCCGATGCCACGCGGGAAGCCTTCTACGCCTGTCTCTTGGGCAAGCCGTATCAGACTGAGTCCCTTCCGCAGGCCCTGCAGCGCTTCGAAAACTGGAAGGCCACCCGCGAAGGCGATGTTCCCGATGTCCCCTACCAGATGCTCACCGCACTGGAGCTGGGTCGCCGGGAGTGGACCGCCATCGCCGTGACGGCCTCCTGGCAGACCACCCGGATGAATCTGAACACCTTCCTGCGCCACAAGGTGCTGGAGGACTCCCATGTCACCCGCTTCCTCGCCGCACGCCTGGCGGATCCGGAGAAGATCCGGCGCTCCCGGGTCTTCCCCTACCAGCTCATGATCGCCTACCTGAATACCGGCAAGGACATGCCGAAAATCCTGCGGGAAGCCCTGCAGGACGCGATGGAAGTCGCGCTCGACAATGTCCCCGCGGTCGAAGGCCGGGTGGTCGTCTGCCCGGACGTATCCGGCTCCATGAGCTCTCCGGCGACGGGCTACCGCAAGGGCGCGAGCTCCGCGGTGCGCTGCATCGACGTGGCGGCTCTCGTGGCCGCGGCCTTCCTCCGGAAGAACCGCAGCGCGGAAGTCCTGCCCTTCGAGTGCGATGTCGTGGATCTACGGCTCAACCCGCGCGACTCCGTGATGACGAACGCGACCAAGTTGGCCCGGATCGGTGGAGGTGGAACGAACTGCTCCGCACCGCTCGCCAAGCTCAATGCCGCAAAGTCGGCACCGGACCTGGTGATCTATGTTTCCGACAACGAATCCTGGGCGGATCCGAACCGCGGACGCGGAACGGGAATGATGCACGAATGGGAGAAGCTCAAGACCCGCAACCCGAAGGCGCGGCTCGTGTGCATCGACCTGGTGCCGAACACCACGACCCAAGCTCCGGACCGGAAGGATATCCTGAACGTCGCCGGATTCAGCGACACCGTCTTCGACCTCATCGCGGCCTTCGCGGCCGGAGAGGACGGAAGCGATCACTGGGTCCGCGAGATCAACTCCCAACCTCTAACCGAACGCATGAACATTGCCTAA
- a CDS encoding Gfo/Idh/MocA family protein, translating to MINGDEKVTISAAGRRSFLKTLGGVGAAFTAATGIAGAQGSPARPSGAKYMGDFAAPKLDKVKVAIIGVGARGSGHISQLAVIEGVEVVAISDLREDLVKRSEKKVVEKGHKPKLYSGDENAWQKMLVEAKPDAVFIATPWELHGPMAVAAMKAGAHAFVEIPIALTVEEMWEIVNTSEATGRHCMLMENVNYGREELLYLNMVRQGVIGELLHGEAAYIHELRGQMENGDTTGSWRTYHYAKRNGNLYPCHGLGPVAQYMSLARTEDNFRRLVSFSSPAKGRALYAAQSKKLTKPEFKTLNYEGGDINTSIIKTVLGRTVLVQWDETSPRPYSRHNLIQGTKGTLKGFPNGMAIEGMTKSYHQWTSSEEFDAIAQKYEHPLYKRMGELSAKMGGHGGMDFLMLYRIIECLRKGEPLDQNVYEGCFWSSVAPLSEKSVKEDGMPQDFPDFTRGGWKTTKPLGVIA from the coding sequence ATGATCAACGGAGACGAAAAAGTGACTATTTCCGCCGCAGGCCGCCGGAGCTTCTTGAAGACTTTGGGCGGCGTGGGTGCCGCCTTCACGGCTGCCACCGGCATCGCGGGTGCACAGGGTTCGCCAGCCCGGCCCTCCGGCGCAAAGTACATGGGCGATTTCGCCGCGCCGAAGCTCGATAAAGTGAAGGTCGCGATCATTGGCGTCGGTGCTCGCGGTTCCGGCCACATCTCCCAGCTCGCCGTGATCGAGGGCGTGGAGGTCGTCGCCATCAGCGACCTGCGCGAGGATCTCGTGAAGCGCTCCGAGAAGAAGGTCGTCGAGAAGGGCCACAAACCGAAGCTCTACTCCGGCGATGAGAATGCCTGGCAGAAGATGCTCGTGGAAGCGAAGCCGGATGCCGTCTTCATCGCCACCCCGTGGGAACTCCACGGCCCGATGGCCGTCGCCGCCATGAAGGCCGGCGCGCACGCCTTCGTGGAGATCCCGATCGCCCTCACTGTCGAGGAGATGTGGGAGATCGTGAACACTTCCGAAGCCACCGGCCGCCACTGCATGCTGATGGAGAACGTGAACTACGGTCGCGAGGAACTCCTCTACCTGAACATGGTCCGCCAAGGCGTGATCGGCGAGCTCCTGCATGGCGAGGCCGCTTACATCCACGAGCTGCGCGGCCAGATGGAGAATGGCGATACCACCGGCTCCTGGCGCACCTACCATTACGCGAAGCGCAATGGCAACCTGTACCCCTGCCACGGCCTCGGACCGGTGGCGCAGTACATGAGCCTCGCCCGCACCGAGGACAACTTCCGCCGCCTCGTTTCCTTCTCCTCGCCCGCCAAGGGCCGCGCGCTCTACGCCGCGCAATCGAAGAAGCTTACCAAGCCGGAGTTCAAGACGCTCAATTACGAGGGTGGCGACATCAACACCTCGATCATCAAGACCGTGCTTGGCCGCACCGTGCTGGTGCAGTGGGATGAAACCTCGCCGCGCCCTTACTCCCGCCACAACCTGATCCAAGGCACCAAGGGCACGCTCAAGGGCTTCCCGAACGGCATGGCCATCGAAGGCATGACCAAGAGCTACCACCAGTGGACCAGCTCGGAGGAGTTCGATGCCATCGCCCAGAAGTACGAGCACCCGCTCTACAAGCGCATGGGCGAACTGTCCGCGAAGATGGGCGGCCACGGCGGCATGGATTTCCTCATGCTCTACCGCATCATCGAGTGCCTCCGTAAGGGCGAGCCGCTCGACCAGAACGTCTACGAAGGCTGCTTCTGGTCCTCCGTCGCTCCGCTCAGCGAGAAGTCGGTGAAGGAAGACGGCATGCCGCAGGATTTCCCGGACTTCACCCGCGGCGGCTGGAAGACGACCAAGCCGCTGGGCGTGATCGCCTGA
- a CDS encoding LysR substrate-binding domain-containing protein, with protein sequence MLPFMELRHLRYFVAVAEEENVTRAAARLRVAQPSLSRQIRDLEGELGVELFDHAARALCLTPAGRHFLQEAREAIARVDEAVRSVREYAHGEHGEIHIGYSPTLSSAILPHALRRFQNLYPKVQVRLHDLSTAEMLAGLRARDLGAALLVRPRELALEGLSFQEIVRFRPAVALPPAHPLAALSSVSVEQLLDQPLIAYNDSEYPEHRAWLERIFAEKTMPKVVAEFDSFSSLITSVESGCGLAIVQMGFENLAGSRLEVRPVRDLQGREFSFGVAQSRKDDSRLTKEFVASCLACSELGEPAMEA encoded by the coding sequence ATGCTGCCATTCATGGAGCTGAGGCACCTGAGGTATTTCGTGGCCGTGGCGGAGGAGGAAAATGTGACCCGTGCCGCGGCGAGGCTGCGTGTCGCCCAGCCTTCGCTCAGCCGGCAGATCCGCGATCTGGAAGGAGAGCTGGGAGTCGAGCTGTTTGATCACGCGGCCCGCGCCCTGTGCCTAACTCCGGCGGGCCGACATTTCCTCCAGGAGGCGCGGGAAGCGATCGCGCGGGTTGATGAGGCGGTCCGGTCGGTGAGGGAGTATGCCCACGGCGAACATGGCGAGATTCACATCGGTTACTCCCCTACCTTGAGCAGTGCGATCCTGCCGCACGCCTTGCGCCGCTTCCAGAATCTCTATCCGAAGGTTCAAGTGCGGCTGCACGATCTATCGACCGCGGAGATGCTGGCGGGACTGCGGGCACGGGATCTGGGGGCCGCGCTGTTGGTCAGGCCGAGGGAACTCGCCTTGGAGGGACTCTCATTTCAGGAGATCGTCCGCTTTCGACCCGCGGTGGCGCTCCCGCCTGCGCATCCCCTTGCAGCGCTATCGAGCGTCAGCGTGGAGCAGTTGCTGGATCAGCCTCTCATCGCATACAACGACTCGGAGTATCCGGAGCATCGTGCGTGGCTCGAGCGGATCTTCGCGGAGAAGACCATGCCCAAGGTTGTGGCGGAGTTCGACAGCTTCTCCAGTCTCATCACCAGTGTGGAGTCGGGTTGTGGCCTCGCCATCGTACAGATGGGTTTCGAGAATCTCGCGGGCTCGAGGCTCGAGGTTCGTCCGGTCCGCGACCTGCAGGGAAGGGAATTTTCCTTCGGGGTAGCGCAATCCCGGAAGGACGACTCGCGCCTGACAAAGGAGTTCGTCGCCAGCTGTCTCGCTTGTTCGGAACTCGGCGAGCCAGCGATGGAAGCATGA